A window of Pan paniscus chromosome 10, NHGRI_mPanPan1-v2.0_pri, whole genome shotgun sequence contains these coding sequences:
- the LOC100983171 gene encoding galactose-3-O-sulfotransferase 2 has product MWSLKTTSYQRDPELLGDVVDSRPGPGDVQSRLGASWSAGKPSRTRAGALPGPATELMVVTYFRVILLLLLALTLLLLAGFLHSDLELDTPLFGGQAEGPPVTNIMFLKTHKTASSTVLNILYRFAETHNLSVALPAGSRVHLGYPWLFLARYVEGVGSQQRFNIMCNHLRFNLPQVQKVMPNDTFYFSILRNPVFQLESSFIYYKTYAPAFRGAPSLDAFLASPRTFYNDSRLLRNVYAKNNMWFDFGFDPNAQCEEGYVRARIAEVERRFQLVLIAEHLDESLVLLRRRLRWALDDVVAFRLNSRSARSVARLSPETRERARSWCALDWRLYEHFNRTLWAQLRAELGPRRLRGEVERLRARRRELATLCLQDGGALKNHTQIRDPRLRPYQPGKADILGYNLRPGLDNRTLGVCQRLVMPELQYMARLYALQFPEKPRKNIPFLGA; this is encoded by the exons ATGTGGTCCCTAAAGACCACTTCCTACCAGCGGGACCCAGAGCTCCTTGGAGACGTGGTTGACTCCAGACCTGGGCCAGGAGACGTACAAAGCAGGCTCGGAGCATCCTGGTCAGCAGGGAAGCCGTCGAGGACCAGGGCGGGAGCCCTCCCTGGGCCGGCCACGGAGCTGATGGTCGTCAC ATACTTCCGggtcatcctcctcctcctcctggccctGACTCTGCTCCTGCTGGCCGGATTCCTGCACTCGGACTTAGAGCTGGACACACC CCTGTTTGGGGGCCAGGCTGAGGGGCCGCCGGTCACCAACATCATGTTCCTGAAGACGCACAAGACGGCCAGCAGCACGGTGCTCAACATCCTCTACCGCTTCGCCGAGACCCACAACCTGTCCGTGGCGCTGCCCGCCGGCTCACGCGTCCACCTGGGCTACCCCTGGCTCTTCCTGGCGCGCTACGTGGAAGGCGTGGGGTCGCAGCAGCGCTTCAACATCATGTGCAACCACCTGCGGTTCAACCTGCCTCAG GTGCAGAAAGTCATGCCCAACGACACCTTCTACTTCTCCATCCTGAGGAACCCCGTGTTCCAGCTGGAGTCCTCCTTCATCTACTACAAAACCTACGCCCCCGCCTTCCGGGGCGCCCCGAGCCTGGACGCGTTCCTGGCCTCGCCGCGGACGTTCTACAACGACAGCCGCCTCCTCAGGAACGTCTACGCCAAGAACAACATGTGGTTCGACTTCGGCTTCGACCCCAACGCGCAGTGCGAGGAGGGCTACGTGCGCGCGCGCATCGCCGAGGTGGAGCGGCGCTTCCAGCTGGTGCTCATCGCCGAGCACCTGGACGAGTCCCTGGTGCTGCTGCGGCGCCGGCTGCGCTGGGCGCTGGACGACGTGGTGGCCTTCAGGCTCAACTCCCGCAGCGCGCGCTCCGTGGCCCGCCTGTCGCCCGAGACCCGGGAGCGCGCGCGGAGCTGGTGCGCGCTGGACTGGCGCCTGTACGAGCATTTCAACCGCACCCTCTGGGCGCAGCTGCGCGCCGAGCTGGGGCCGCGGCGGCTGCGCGGGGAGGTGGAGCGACTGCGCGCCCGGAGGCGCGAACTCGCGACCCTGTGCCTGCAGGACGGCGGCGCGCTCAAGAACCACACGCAGATCAGAGACCCGCGCCTGCGCCCCTACCAGCCCGGCAAGGCCGACATCCTGGGTTACAACCTCCGGCCGGGCCTGGACAACCGGACGCTGGGCGTGTGCCAGAGGCTTGTGATGCCTGAGCTCCAGTACATGGCCCGCCTGTACGCCCTGCAGTTCCCGGAGAAGCCCCGCAAGAACATCCCGTTCCTGGGGGCGTAG